The sequence TCTGCTGTTGGTTCTAATGTTCTCACTCTCTGTGAAGCCTCCACTTTCCCAAAATCACTGTcagagatgcacacacacatatttagaTCCAGGATTAGGTTTTTAAGAAGGCTAAATCACAGCATTCTTCTAAtcttaaaacaataaaacttaaaatgaCTAATTCAAATTCTCTTCGACTTCAACGGCACATACTTTTTTCCTGATACTTCTGAGTTTATTCTATCATCTGTTTGttaataattgataataatCACTGGCTAAAAATGCTTCTTTATGTGCAGCAAACTGGGGTCTGTGCTCCAACGTGCCTTCTACGGGTCCAGTGGGAGGGTGAGTCCAATTGTGATGAAGACATGTTTGGTTGTAGCATATGTATAAATGAAAAGAATTACAGGTTTTTGTTCTAGTACAGTGTTGGGTGTGTTGTTGTGGAGTGTGACGGCTATTTGTCCTTGATGATGCGTTCTTTGTTGATTTAACAAATGAAGATTTGATTGGAAAGATTGGTTGGTCAAATATTACACAGCAAAAGTATTTGTTTTCAGCCTATGTACTGTCTCAAACATCAcagaactgcattgtgggtccgtTGCTTTGCTTTGAGTTTGGCAGAAGTTGATAAATATTCCACTTTCCAAGCGTCAAATCATCTTAatgcaaatattccagcacaggCTTTAGCCAAACAAACATTTAGCTCAAACTAGGGTTGCCAACTTCCTGATGAAACAGTAAGGAACTCACATTTGCTACTCAGTTAtactgtttaaaatgttcaaatacgGCACAAATCCTTATTTTTACAGAGTGGTTGTCAAACCTGAACTCAAACAGAGGTCTGAGACAAGGTTGCTCTCCTCGTTCCTgatcactttagcaacattagcgaCTCTTGCTAGTAGTTTAGAGTTGCCAACCTGTCCGTAAAATAAGGATTTGTTCCGTATCTGAAAGATAAAAGACGTGTTGCGTATTAAATGGATACGGAACCCACTTTGTTCCTGACTCTTAATAAGCAAGtcaaaaatgacagattaatcCACTAATGAAGATTGTGTGATTTGTATGAGGGAAAATACAATCGTCCTCCTGTTGTCAGGCCCTCTCCGTCCGTCTGTCATCCATTACTTTAATAGGTCGTTGGATTCACAGTCCTGTGTATCGTAGCAACGGAGACGCGGTGAGATTCTATGGAATTTTCTCTATCTTTTTTAGCAGGATGTTGGCAACAcgacagacactgctctgctaacctctGTTTctatcatggtacagttcattTTGGAACAgtatggtacggtttggaaaGGTAAAGCCCTGGGTTAGGCTTGCGTATGatcagtacctttacttggtaggcggggtgtgggctgtgcttGATGGCCACATCAGCGATATACGCAGCGTGTCGTCGCACCGGTATGACGACAACAatacaacagacaacaatggaggacatccagcagctcttttttgtCCTGTTCgctttgtggctgtttgtcccAACAAGATGTCATACTGTGGTAGTTCAAGGGAAGGGTGGCAGAAGATGAAATAgtaggggctggttattttggtactattcctaatggaaacgcaatcAAATACCaaaccataccaaaccaaaccgttccactcaAAAGTGGAAATCAccccctgatggccattcaagagaaCACAGGTTTCAGTCCTTCCTACAATGGCTTcactaaaatacatttttagacaGTAGATTATTATGACACATAATATCAGAGTCATTCAAAGAAAATATTCCATATaattcaagattttttttaaactgatttttatAAACTTTtctatgtttatgttttcatattGACCCTTAGAGAAGATTACACATTGTACAGTTACTGATAAGTATGGTTGCTAAATAAGTTCTGCCATTCTTGCCCTCAGGTGACTCTGTTCGAGCAGAGGAACTTTGCCGGCCGACGACTGGACCTGAGTTCTGACTGCGCCAGGATCAGCGACAAGAACTTCCCCGAGAGATGTAACTCAGTGCAGGTGGAGAGTGGAGCGTAAgtctacaacacacacacaccaaaagccaattaaaaacaatttaacgTCAACAgtcatttacatgcattttatgAGACTAAAACATGAAAGTAATTCCATCAGGTTTATGCCGAGAAATCCAGAGCATGAACTTGTACAATGAGATGATTATAATAACCagccaaaaatacaaaactaaactaaattattaattttagtCAAATATTTCAACATGCAAAGTTTTCCAAAAGGAAACCTACATTTATGAACCGGTCCCCACATTAATGTCCACGGACAAAATCAACACTTTTTATATGACAGCACAGAagagtagtagtagtggtaccAGCAGCTTGTGTGTTCAAAAATGGATTACGCAGGGATTCTCAATCCTGATCCTGGAGACTAAGTGCACTGCGTGTTTTCGATGTTCCCcagctccagcacacctgattcaaatggtcagctaaTTAGCACACACCTGATAACAACCCATttatctgaatcaggtgtgttggggCAAAGAAACGTCTAAAACATGCAAGGCAGTTGGTCTATGTTATTCTCTAATAACATAGGGTTAAGCAACATAGAttatattcaagattcaaggGGATTTATTTGTCACACGCTCGACTGTATTAGTACAACAGCAGTGAAATGACATGATGATTTTGTGTTGTgcaaaataagaataaaaatgtaaaaatatctatgaatacatttaatataaaaatattatattagctttttggaaaaaaacgtttgtttttccctgtgtcattttaatatttttttgtggttATTCACAAACGACAGTTTTGTCTGTTTACCGAACAATTTCCCGACTAACTAATTATACTAATTATGCTACAGCATGTCTGTCCTCTCACAGTACCTCCTGTTTCCCACTCTCTGACAGATGGGTTGGTTACGAGCACGATAACTTCCGGGGCCGTCAGTACCTGTGGGACATGTCGGACCGGGGCGAGTACAACTGCTATGACAAGTGGTGTGCTCAGATCGACCATGTCTCGTCTGTACGCAGCGTCAAACAGGTGAGAcgctgacaaaacacacacacacaataatcagTGACACAAGTGTAACATTGTTCTCAGACGTcagttactgttgttgtttagtTATTGCTccatgtgaatgtgaatcatATCAGAAGGTCATGTGTCAAAGGTCAAGCTCTGTTCTGGAGTCAGGATAAAGATACTAACTAGGACCTCGCACTAATTTATAATACGGCTGAATATGTGTCCAAAACAAATTCATACATAGAGTTGTccaaatattgtaaatattgtgttgtataaatacagtaaaataagaataaaatagaaaaaaactgaactaaaatcCCTGAATATAACACACGCAGTCTCACTCACTACCTGTGTCTCTCAGGACAACAACCCTCCCAGAGCTCAGCTGTTCGAGCGAGCTGGTTTCTCCGGTAAGAAGATGGAGATCCAGGACGACGTCCCCAACCTGATGAGCCGCTACAGCCTCAACAGAGTCACCTCCATCCGTGTTATTGGAGGAGCGTAAGTGCAGAGAGTCGTAAAAATAGCAGCTGAAAATCTTGTTACATGTTTAAACGTAGGACAAATAGACAGAAGGTACATTTGGGCACTGGTAGatgcagttgtttttcacataatcgtgtgtgtgtgtgtgtgtgtataggtggGTGGTGTATCAGGAGCCCAACTACAGGGGTCCTCACTTCATTCTGGAGAAACGTGACTACAACAACTTCTCTGACTGGGGCAGTCAGAACAACACCGTGGGCTCAATGCGTAGAGTTCGTTTCAACTGAACATCGTGTCaacttattttaataataaactgtatataaacaaaaaaaaaccagagccattatttatttgctttgtttctttactatgtgtaataataaaacaagtgaTTATTTGACTCACTGAAAAGTtatgtgtggacactcatagacattaaccttaaccatcacaactaaatgcctaactcTTAATCCTAATAAATAGCCTGTTaatgtgtggaccagccaaaacgTCCTTAGAAAGATAGGTTCGCCTACAGCCTTctaaagacatgtacacacacacaataagttAATTCCACCTGTCTATATGAATCAATACAAGGCTGAACTTGAACTAAAGGCTGTTCCACAAAAGTAGAATAAAGAAAATCCAGTGATAAACTTGTCAGATCAGACAATCCTGGATTTCTATCTTTTACATTGGACAAGCAAGGATTAGGAGATCATGAGGTGCTGCTCAAGTCAGATTGCACTCATTCAGATACATGAGGTAGACTTTACCGACAGCGATAAAGACGTGATATGTGCTGCATCTTTTACAGAACAACTAATAATATAAGGtatgaattataaatataagAGGTAACATGAGCTAAAGATGAGTAAAAAAATTACAGTGATTACGAGCAGTCATAATTCCACAGGGCCTGAAGATATCTTGAGCTGGAATTATAACTAGACACAATTGAATTGTAGATATCTCAAACTGGTGTTATGGATAGTCATAACTAAGTATTCACATTGAGGATACGTACTATCTAATTACAGATGCAGTAGCTGCGGTGACATGGCCCATAATGGAAAAGGTGACATAGtttgtcctaagaagaataaaaGTTAGGgataattgaaattgaaatttttgACAAGGAATTACATTAATAATTGACtaattattcaaatttagaaTACACACTGTAATGTTCTCTTAATTTCAGACTGTTGAGTCATCACATCGTGATTTGAGAAATAATATGTATTCTTTCACTACTTTTTCTTCACATGTGGATCGATAAATTAAAGAAACTCATATTCTTAAGGTAATTCTGATCAGTAAATAGACAGACCTGCAACACATTAATGGAAAAAATGAATAACTGTACATTAGATTGCACTAGGAAAGTTCAGACACATGATGGAATAATACCTCAGAtacatttattgaatttttCTCCATGTGTACAGCAGCATCAAAAGGTTCATATCAAGTAGACATGATTGTTTGGAGTTATTGATTTATAATTCTAATCAAGTTATcagacagaaaatgacatttctgcACCTGCGTTCACAGGCTTTGCAACGTTCCGTGTCGAGAGAGTGCACTCGTACTGGCCGTTTCTACTCGTCCGCATACAGGTCCGTTCAGTGGACAGATTGGAACCCCAACTACTAACAcgtgtcaaaaaataaatacaatcaaagCGTTAAGCACAGATCGCCTCAGATCTAATGAGACGAGCTCAGGACACAGAGCTGCCATAGTAAAACATTACTATTTTAATAAACCTGTCAATGGAACTCATCAACCGTTTCTGCCCAATGCAGCTGTGACTTGTAAATATCGATTAGAAAGTAATAGGTCGACAGTGCAACAATTTCAGTGAAAACCAGCAGTCTCACAAACAGCACTGGTATCTGAACATCTGTTTACACAAGCAACAGAGGGAGCTGCAAAGTGCAATAGCtgctctttcttctttgtttttagtgATTATTGTACATCATAATCCTTCATTTAGAGATACAGTGCCTGGTCAGTGTGTTAGGAGACTGGACGTGTTGGTTTAGCATTCAAGTTGAGCATAGCAGCCGTCAAATCAGCTGGTGAAGTTGAGATATCAGATATTCTCTGCACCGTTGTCTCCTTGATTCTGAACGTCATCATTTAATTGTGCTCAACTTTGACGGTTTCACAGAGCAGATGAGCCTCAATGAACATGTTTGAGTGGATCTTACATTTaattgaaaatacatttttgggtctgtgttttattccatgtgtgaattgaaaaacaatttGAAACTTCTTCAGGTCTACATGTTAATGTATTACAACCAcatcattttatcttttttcatGATACAGCTGTATGAGTTACGCATCAATTTACCAGACACCTCTCGACTTTTCTGACTCACgagaacaaaaagacacacgGTCAGCGGACGCACCTGTACAGCAAGACtagttaaaaacatcatttggtcttcattcatgtacagtacatacagcaTGAGGGAAGTGAGACCTGATTACAATTGGTCATGGAAGATGAAACTAGAATGCATTTTATTGCTACATATGAAAATACAACCTGCAACAAGCTGAAAACTCATAATAGGTTCTGACCAAGATAAACCggtcactgtttttttcagtctCAGGGATATGAAGAGACGCATACAAAATGAGGAGAGAGTCCATTTAAATGTGGCCCTTTCGTCTATtgtaataatgtataatttgggtgagaaaataagaaaagttGTGCAGAGTTTCTTCATGATGTTTTCTGACCAGATAAACAGACGAGCCATGATTATTATTCTACTCCGTCAGTTTGGAGCCAAGAGCTGGTATCTCTGGATGTAGTTAAATGAAGTCTGAGTAACTTGAGTCATGGCTTTAGGTTTTAACAGATTGATaagaatattattataataataatattctggGGGGTAATAAAATGCAGAAGTGGATGGcttgaatgaaaaaaaccccatcagTTTCCATTTTGGTTCATCTGAAGATAGTCGTTGTGTAACTTCTCCTGAGCCTCGTAAAGCTTTCGCAGCTTCTTAGCTTGTCCCTTACTGAGCTCCTTCCCTTCTGCATCGTGTGTGGGGAAACCCTGTTAACAACAATGACAAGAACAAACTTAATTTCTGGTGtcaatgtaacaaaaacatattcattcatcattGTTAGCTAAACAGCAGGTAAGGAAACATCTGAGAACATACAATCAGGTCAATAAGAAGTCCAGTGAAACATCCGACTGACCACACAACTGATGATATCCAGTAATATATTACTTAATAATATCCAcacatgttttaattgtttatcTTAAACTGTTTATATTACACAGCACTTTCCAACTGGAGTAAGAGAAGAatgtaaagcgctcactctcctgcaccaaagttgAGAAAATCTATGTTTTTACACTGGAGTCTActgctgcattttttaaatttgtgtcacttaggttaATCGGGACAAAGGGTTTAAGACACTGAAGTTgaacacaaaaatatttaacttaatgttaaaggcagcagtggatcaacaattcCAGTGAGCTGTGAAGCAAAATCTCTGatattctctatggactttggtgtggacgAGTAGGAGGTTCACAAAACCAACACAAACTTCTttgtgacacacaaaacaaccaagAAAGTGAAAAAGTTCAAAAATAGTTTTACCGTTTCATCAAACTGGGAATATTTGTCAGTCTCTGTGCGAAACATTTCACTCGGAGAGATTTTCATCTTGGCGAGTTTAGCCATCTGAAAtgtaaggagcagagagagaatgaTGTTTTGAAGGCTTCTTCACTGTTGGGACATACACTATGTATTTTAAAGGCAGTGCTAAAAACTGTGTACATGAATCCATGAGACTGACCTCTTGTTCCTGTTTCTTCCTAGCAGCCtcttccttctttctcttcttctcctcttccatcTGTGAGGGAAGGAAACCACAGTTCAAAGACAGTTTAacttatgaaaaacaaaaagaaatcccTTCTTATGAGACAAGATGATAACTGCTCCTGTCTtaccttcttcttttcctctctctccttcagcaGTGTTTCCTTGTCCACCAGTTTCACCACTGTAGGCAGACCTGTAACACAGCACTCACTGTATAACTCTGTCCATcctatttactttatttatagtacattttatttataaaggaAAAACCCCTTAAGATGAAACATCTTGTTTTGAGAGAGTCCTAATTATAAGCTGCAGTACGCAACttggtgattattattattgttattaaagtTCGATGGGCTCTGCCATGCAACACTATCTGGCATGTAAGAGAGAGCGTGTTTGTTTGAATACAGTGGCAGGAAGCACCTGTTGAATTACCAAAAACCTGATTTATGTTGCACTTTTTGTGGGCACATCTTCATGTTCAGTCATACTCAAACCTGCTTTACTACTATACTATGTATCACTATTCTGAGAAacaacacagtcatgtgacgctgataggcttaatcagcattgtgtgaactcatctgacaatggtttgactACAACTGACTTGTTTAATTTTAAGTTACGCACTACAATTTCACAACGTATTTATGCTGGAGTCACTCATTTTTGTGTGACTCCAGCGAtccttaaaaaacaacaacacaagaatgTGTAAAttctcttttaaaataacaaaatgttacAGTCCTAAAAAGCACCGGTACCTTCATGGTCCTCAAGTCGGACTCCGAGCTCCGGTAACGTATCGTCACGCACTGcatcacagagctgcagcaacTCAGTCACTgaaacagagtgaaaaaaaaaagaaaaaaagagagcttTAATACGATGTGGCAGGTTTTAAAAAGGTGATTCTAAAAGTTGATGCTTTCAACAAAGATACAAAAGGAGAAGTTTTTTTCTTACCTTTCTGCTCTCGGGCGATTTTTCTGACGCGCTCTCTGAAATCTGACAACACTGTGAGGTACGGCATCACTGTGCTCTCCAGCTGGAAAACAGAGCAGCGACAGTACATCAGCCTCACAGTAACAGCTTTTAAttaagtaaatctgaacaaCCTGAATTCCTGAAAATGTAAACAGCCAGTACATGTCAGTAAATTCTATATATTTCTGGACATGTTtcaaccaacaacaaacaagaaagTGTCTCATTACTTACATCGATACTCTGACCTTGTCCTCCCATGGGGAAACCTATAGGATCTGATCCTTCAATGGCACCAAATATCTGAACAACAAAAGACTCttacatgaaaacatcatcacaaaccatgcatgtgtacagtatataaacacattAGTAATACACTTAAAGCTTAATCctcatgaaaaaaatatttaaatttgattgGAATAACTCAGCTACAGATATTATAATTAAGTACTGACAATAAAGGATTGAtgagcatttttatttctcGTGCTAAGATTACAGATGAAGTGACCAGATGCTGGACTGATCATCAACAGACACCTGTCAACTTCATACCagccacaaaaacatgacactggAGTAGAACACACCTCGGAAAATCCTCCCACAGCAGCTTTTCCACTCTGTGACTTACTTATAAAACTAATTaattatggacaaaacaagagtaAGGTATAAAATACTGCAAAAATATTAGCTACACAAGTGCTGATACATCCCCAGTTTTAAAGAAAGATGGAGTCTTTCGAACTGAACTCCTTATAGGTCGAACTATACATGACCTtagctgccatctagtggttacTACTCTTTATTTACTTGAATATCCATCAGGGGAGCGATTCCACTGGATTATTtgaagtctatgagaaaatgagcctacttctcAACATCAACATTATCCTGAGGATTTattagtttcaggtcttcttcaataagCATTACATCTACTTATTATCCACTTGTAAAGTTTGGTCTCATTTAGAGTCAAAGAGATGATGATGCAGGGGATTCCTTAGGGAGGGGctatggtgtgattgacagctagtaccATTCCTTGGGTGCACGGTAGCAGGTTTAGGTGGATGTGCAGTGGACAACCCACCTCCACTCTTTCATGTATGGCACTtatcaatatttttacatttcctgtGTAGGACAAGAGCTGTGACAGCGAATGGGTGCTAACCTTCAGCATGCTGGTGAGGTAAACAGCGATGCTCTCCACCAGCAGGCGGTTGGGCTTCAGTTTGGCACTTTTCCTGCTAGCAATGTAGCTGTTGCTCTGGTTGACCAACACTCTCATTTCCTCCATGGCTGTGCGAGTGTCCACATTGTCACACAGAGCCTTGTgtatggcggacttcctgtcaaagaaactgaacaacaaaagaaaacatgaagaacGATTGTTTGCATTGTCAATTATCAGCAGACAGCTGTGTAAATGCTATTTGTTAGTACATCCGCCCCAAATTGTCAACCTTGATGACTTGATTCACACTCTTTTGGTTACTTAAGACTCTAAAATCTGGTAAGCAGGACTTGAATCAGACTCCACTAAAACACTTAGATGCCTGTTGAACATAGTGGTTTGCAGTCATTCTGTACAGTAGGCGTCCAAACTTTATGTTCTGCTAACATTAGAAACAAGTGGCTCACTTAAAGTCTTACCTACTGTTCAGCTCCATCTCTGCTGCCTCCCACTTTTCAAACTGACCTGTGATGTCAGTTGGAGCTCGCAGCAAGTCTTTCACATTGAGGAAGAACTCCTGTTTTATGAAAGAGAACACAGTGAAgatattttcaaatgtatttcacAACAGATAACATGCACTTGGATGTTTATGCGACAACTGATTTTTTATATTTCCTGGACAACTTCAGcatcttatattatattattataagaaGTAGACTGAACCCAGGAGTTGCTCTTATGATGGATGTTATAAGTACTAGTACTAGTTATTAGTACTTCCCAGCACTTGAAGCAGCTCTTTACAACAgagaagaacatttaaaaattagTACACCTAAACTAAAAGGctcatgtgctttttttcctccacttacATTCATGAACTTCTCATACTGGACAGCTGACTCCATTGTGTTGGAGGAGTAATCCAGCGTGTCTTTCCAGGAATGCATCAAGAAGGCAAGGCGGAGCTGACGAGCTGCAGTACAAcaaacagacacttttttttattaccttcaTCAGTTCACTTCATTCTGATGTAATcgtttaatgaaatgaaatgaaactgtcagctgagattgtccATAGCATCATTTGTAAGACCAGTTGAGTCACCTGTGTTCTTTGCCAAGGCGTCTTTAATGGTGATAAAGTTCTTCAAAGACTTTGACATCTTGCAGCCTGCAATTGTCAGGTGCCCGGTGTGAAGGAAGTATCGCACCCAGTAATCATTATCGAAGAAAGCCTGCCAGGAAAAATGACCAGCATTCAGAAACTGCTTCAGGGGAAGTCGATCTTTGATTtctcacacaaatacacacatagtACAGTTTACAGTAATTGTGCACCTCAGACTGAGCCAGCTCGTTGTCGTGATGGGGAAAACGCAAATCAAATCCACCACCGTGGATGTCCATGGACTCTCCCAAAATAGAACCAGCCATCGCCGAACATTCAATGTGCCAGCCTGGACGCCCCTGTGTGACATTcacaagaatgaaaaagaaaaagaaaaagaaaaagaaagaaagaaaaactttgaTTTAGATTCacttacaaagtgctttacaatacaAATTTAGCACATTAATGCATCCTGCTGCTGACTTTTGCTGgtgcagagaaataaataatttcatCACCGTTCTCTCATCTGAACTCTCACCTTCCCCCATGGAGAGTCCCACGATGGCTCTCCTGGCTTGGAGGCTttccacaaagcaaaatcaTTCTGGGACCTTTTCTCACTTAATCTGTCAGCAGAGATACTCAGGTCACCTGCAAGAAGAGACAAGATTAAGGAATGGGCCATAGTGCATCTAATGCAACTCTGTATAAAACAGCAATAGTATGTGAACAAGTGTTTGCCTTTGTGTACTAATAATATACTTTTAAAGGCTCGACATACTCCTCTTAACCCAACTTAATGCTTCAATGGGAACCGTGCATTCACTGATCCTGCAAGTACTGTGGAATTAAAGCCTTGTTGAAGGAAACTAATATATTCCACAGATACGTATATTAAAACTGTAGTCTTCAGTATCATTTAAAAGACTCTATTGAAAAatgtatatgaaaaaaaagagatggcATCTTACCCTCTCCTTCTTGTAAAGCTTTCTGGTCCCCGACTGCCTCTGGTACCAGTTTGGCGTACGAGTGTTTTGGACTGGTGTCAAACTTTGATGTGTTGAAGTATACAGAACCGTTTGATTCATACCTGAATGAATCACAaaaccaaatttaaaataaaccagTCTGCTGGTTTATTTTTCGGTGAAAGTGCAACATCACACTCTTTCCTCACCCGTAACCATTAGAGACGATTTTCTTCACAAACTCCACGATCTCCGGAACGTATTCGCTGACCCGGGTGAGGACGTCAGGTGGGAGAACCTAGAGGGTGAAAATTCATCATCAACGACAACAGGATGAGATGACATGTGGTGCCCATCACTCATTCATATGTATACTccataaaatacacaacagaaaaaaattCAGAAATTCAGTACACTACTCTGCCTGAGCAGGACTTACATTCAGGGCGGCCATGTCTTTGTGGTACTCCCCCTCCCAATAATTGGGGAGAGTTGAGAAGATGGAGTTCTCTGTCACTTGACTGCCAAACTGCTTGTCCAACCAGTCAGCCAGAAGGTCTTTGGCGCTCTCCAACAGCAccttcccaaaaaaaaaacatttttacactaTACCGTGCCTTGGCCAGTCCTGCaaatgtttcacaataaaagcattattgaaaaaaagaaggaatgcATTCAACAAGCTGAAaagagtacttttactttgagaTAGGTGCAGGATGTGCTTTATTTGTCACATACTCAACAGATGGAAATGTGTGACATTGTGATCCAAGTGGATAAAGAGGTATGCA is a genomic window of Solea senegalensis isolate Sse05_10M linkage group LG7, IFAPA_SoseM_1, whole genome shotgun sequence containing:
- the crybgx gene encoding crystallin beta gamma X encodes the protein MNIFTKVPGLAQQTSKLGSVLQRAFYGSSGRVTLFEQRNFAGRRLDLSSDCARISDKNFPERCNSVQVESGAWVGYEHDNFRGRQYLWDMSDRGEYNCYDKWCAQIDHVSSVRSVKQDNNPPRAQLFERAGFSGKKMEIQDDVPNLMSRYSLNRVTSIRVIGGAWVVYQEPNYRGPHFILEKRDYNNFSDWGSQNNTVGSMRRVRFN
- the cars1 gene encoding cysteine--tRNA ligase, cytoplasmic isoform X1, with translation MSTSAEPAFECGFLLQIKEEATLAAALNDYISSRSYLAGFSPSQADQKAFKLLGRPPDPHHVHALRWYKHIATLQQELTSESSMKEKRVQPQWSAPAGTDVPQLLLYNSLTRAKEPFVPQKGNKVTWYCCGPTVYDASHMGHARSYISFDILRRTLRDYFKYDVLYCVNITDIDDKIIKRARQNYLVDQYKEKKPPAAQILQDVLTAREPFQLLLALTTDPDKKQMLERLDATVTAALQPLQAAMESNVEGVEPLAQVLLESAKDLLADWLDKQFGSQVTENSIFSTLPNYWEGEYHKDMAALNVLPPDVLTRVSEYVPEIVEFVKKIVSNGYGYESNGSVYFNTSKFDTSPKHSYAKLVPEAVGDQKALQEGEGDLSISADRLSEKRSQNDFALWKASKPGEPSWDSPWGKGRPGWHIECSAMAGSILGESMDIHGGGFDLRFPHHDNELAQSEAFFDNDYWVRYFLHTGHLTIAGCKMSKSLKNFITIKDALAKNTARQLRLAFLMHSWKDTLDYSSNTMESAVQYEKFMNEFFLNVKDLLRAPTDITGQFEKWEAAEMELNSSFFDRKSAIHKALCDNVDTRTAMEEMRVLVNQSNSYIASRKSAKLKPNRLLVESIAVYLTSMLKIFGAIEGSDPIGFPMGGQGQSIDLESTVMPYLTVLSDFRERVRKIAREQKVTELLQLCDAVRDDTLPELGVRLEDHEGLPTVVKLVDKETLLKEREEKKKMEEEKKRKKEEAARKKQEQEMAKLAKMKISPSEMFRTETDKYSQFDETGFPTHDAEGKELSKGQAKKLRKLYEAQEKLHNDYLQMNQNGN
- the cars1 gene encoding cysteine--tRNA ligase, cytoplasmic isoform X2 — encoded protein: MSTSAEPVKEKRVQPQWSAPAGTDVPQLLLYNSLTRAKEPFVPQKGNKVTWYCCGPTVYDASHMGHARSYISFDILRRTLRDYFKYDVLYCVNITDIDDKIIKRARQNYLVDQYKEKKPPAAQILQDVLTAREPFQLLLALTTDPDKKQMLERLDATVTAALQPLQAAMESNVEGVEPLAQVLLESAKDLLADWLDKQFGSQVTENSIFSTLPNYWEGEYHKDMAALNVLPPDVLTRVSEYVPEIVEFVKKIVSNGYGYESNGSVYFNTSKFDTSPKHSYAKLVPEAVGDQKALQEGEGDLSISADRLSEKRSQNDFALWKASKPGEPSWDSPWGKGRPGWHIECSAMAGSILGESMDIHGGGFDLRFPHHDNELAQSEAFFDNDYWVRYFLHTGHLTIAGCKMSKSLKNFITIKDALAKNTARQLRLAFLMHSWKDTLDYSSNTMESAVQYEKFMNEFFLNVKDLLRAPTDITGQFEKWEAAEMELNSSFFDRKSAIHKALCDNVDTRTAMEEMRVLVNQSNSYIASRKSAKLKPNRLLVESIAVYLTSMLKIFGAIEGSDPIGFPMGGQGQSIDLESTVMPYLTVLSDFRERVRKIAREQKVTELLQLCDAVRDDTLPELGVRLEDHEGLPTVVKLVDKETLLKEREEKKKMEEEKKRKKEEAARKKQEQEMAKLAKMKISPSEMFRTETDKYSQFDETGFPTHDAEGKELSKGQAKKLRKLYEAQEKLHNDYLQMNQNGN